A DNA window from Campylobacter anatolicus contains the following coding sequences:
- a CDS encoding transglycosylase domain-containing protein — protein sequence MRYILTLFTLIALAGAGAFLYIYSLVRFEAYSIIDYKPKLATQIFDRNNELIANVFDENRVYVRYDDIPARIIEALVAIEDTSYFEHGGVNFEAIMRAIIKDIKAGKLVEGASTLTQQLVKNLVLTREKKFTRKAKEFVLAMKIESELSKEQIIERYLNHVYFGHGYYGIKTAADGYFRKELKELSIKEIAILVGLPKAPSTYDPTKHLDLSLGRANRVLERMYSIGWINEDEYRKGIIEEPVVFDDTLTKNRAPYAVDEIIKQASQKFDDIKTGGYRIQSTIDLGVQQMAREALIFGYNEILKRDKKANINVLNGAIVVTQPQTGYVLALVGGVDYTKSNYNRATQSQRQSGSSFKPFIYQIALNRGYSVISEVPDIARIFDMGNGKEWAPKNYSGGFQGYITLKSALTQSRNLATVNLLSDLGLSSVHKELVDMGFTDIPLNLSIALGSAGISPLEFSKFYSMFPNEGEIVEPTLIRYVVDKFGRSIEFESERRQVIKPEQAYLMIDLLQNVVNNGTGRNAKISGIQIAGKTGTTNNNIDAWFCGFSPDVEAIIWYGNDDNSPMKKVEGGGRTAAPVFKRFLENYMKQYPTSRKAFEQPDGVYKGNYNGSIELYTNDSPLPQTVPRNEIIQQQENDGLMF from the coding sequence ATGAGATATATCTTGACACTTTTTACTCTAATTGCACTGGCTGGAGCTGGTGCATTTTTATATATTTATTCGTTAGTACGATTTGAAGCATATAGCATAATAGACTACAAGCCAAAACTTGCAACGCAAATTTTTGATAGAAACAATGAGCTTATAGCAAATGTTTTTGATGAAAACCGCGTTTATGTCCGATATGACGATATACCAGCACGTATAATAGAAGCACTTGTAGCTATTGAAGATACAAGCTATTTTGAGCATGGCGGAGTAAATTTTGAAGCAATTATGAGGGCTATCATAAAGGATATAAAAGCTGGCAAACTGGTAGAAGGTGCATCTACGCTAACTCAGCAACTCGTTAAAAACCTTGTCCTAACACGCGAGAAAAAATTTACTCGTAAAGCAAAAGAATTTGTCTTAGCCATGAAAATAGAGAGTGAGCTAAGCAAAGAGCAGATCATAGAAAGATACCTAAACCACGTATATTTTGGGCACGGATACTATGGTATCAAAACAGCTGCTGATGGATATTTTAGAAAAGAGTTAAAAGAGCTAAGTATAAAAGAGATCGCTATACTTGTTGGACTTCCAAAAGCCCCAAGCACCTATGACCCTACAAAGCACCTTGACTTATCGCTCGGACGTGCAAATCGTGTTTTAGAGCGTATGTATAGCATTGGTTGGATAAATGAAGATGAATACCGAAAAGGAATCATTGAAGAGCCTGTAGTATTTGATGATACACTCACTAAAAATAGAGCTCCTTATGCTGTAGATGAGATCATAAAACAGGCAAGTCAAAAATTTGATGATATAAAAACAGGTGGCTACCGCATACAAAGCACTATCGATCTAGGCGTGCAGCAAATGGCACGTGAGGCACTCATTTTTGGTTACAATGAAATTTTAAAACGTGATAAAAAAGCAAATATAAATGTCTTAAATGGTGCTATCGTCGTTACTCAACCGCAAACTGGATATGTTTTGGCACTAGTTGGTGGTGTAGATTATACTAAGAGCAATTACAATCGTGCAACACAAAGTCAACGCCAATCGGGCTCAAGCTTTAAACCATTTATCTATCAAATAGCCCTAAATCGTGGCTATTCAGTTATCTCTGAAGTGCCAGATATCGCACGGATATTTGATATGGGAAATGGCAAAGAGTGGGCCCCTAAAAATTATAGTGGTGGTTTTCAAGGATACATAACTCTAAAATCTGCTCTCACACAATCACGCAACCTTGCAACTGTAAATTTATTAAGCGATCTTGGGCTTAGCTCGGTTCATAAAGAGCTTGTTGATATGGGTTTTACTGATATACCTTTAAATTTATCGATCGCACTTGGGAGTGCTGGTATATCCCCACTTGAATTTTCTAAATTTTACTCAATGTTTCCAAACGAAGGCGAGATCGTTGAGCCGACACTTATTAGATATGTAGTGGATAAATTTGGTCGCTCTATAGAATTTGAAAGCGAAAGAAGGCAGGTCATAAAGCCAGAGCAAGCATATCTTATGATTGATCTTCTTCAAAATGTTGTCAATAATGGTACTGGACGCAACGCGAAAATTTCAGGTATACAAATCGCTGGTAAAACTGGCACTACAAATAACAATATAGATGCGTGGTTTTGTGGTTTTTCTCCTGATGTAGAAGCGATAATCTGGTATGGAAATGACGATAACAGCCCTATGAAAAAAGTTGAGGGAGGTGGCAGGACAGCAGCTCCTGTGTTTAAGCGATTTTTGGAAAATTATATGAAACAATACCCAACTTCACGAAAAGCATTTGAACAACCAGATGGTGTATATAAAGGTAATTACAATGGCTCTATCGAACTTTATACTAATGACTCACCACTACCGCAAACAGTACCTAGAAATGAGATAATTCAACAACAAGAAAATGACGGTTTGATGTTTTAA